CGACCAGCTCGTGTACCGGCTCAACCGCGTCCCGGACCGGCTCTACGTGACGTTCCTGGACCTGCTCGGCGTGCAGCTGCACCCGCCGACGGCCGCGACCGTGGACGTGACGTTCTGGCTGTCCGCACCGCAGCCCGAGCCGGTCGTCGTCCAGGCGGGGACGGCCGTCTCGACCCGGCGCACCGAGGACGACGAGGCGGTCGTGTTCTCGACCCGCACGCGCCTGACGGTCCCGCCGCGCCGGCTCGTGCACGTGCTCACGCAGGCGTCCGGCGCCGAGCCCGTGCGTCACGACGACGACCTCGCCTCGCACGTCGACTTCGCGGCGTTCGCCCCGACGCCGCAGGTCGACGACGTCGTGCTGCTCGGGCTCGACGACGCGGCGCCCGGCTGCGCGGTCGTCGTGCGGCTCGACTGCGACGTGCGCGGCGTCGGCGTCGACCCGCGGCACCCGCCGCTCGTCTGGGAGGCGTGGGACGGCGCGGCGTGGCGGCGCTGCGAGGTCGACAGCGACGCGACCGGCGGCCTGAACCGGCGCGGCGACGTCGTGCTGCACGTGCCCGCGAGCCACACCGCGTCGGTCGTGCGCCAGCTGCGCGCGGGCTGGCTGCGCTGCCGGGTCGTGCCGCCCGTCGAGGGCTACCCGGCCTACGGGGCCTCGCCGACGATCGGAGCCGCGAGCGCGTTCACGATCGGCGGGACGGTCCCCGCGGTGCACGCCTCGACCGTGCTCGACGAGGTCCTCGGCCTCTCCGAGGGCGTGCCCGGGCAGGTGTTCACGCTCGAGCACCACCCCGTCGTCCCCGACGGGCGCCGGTTCGTCGTCGAGGTCGCGGACGGGTCCGGCTGGGCCGAGTGGACCGAGGTCGACTCGTTCGCCGGCTCCGGTCCCGAGGACCGCGTGGTGCGCGTGGACCGCGCGACGGGCGAGGTGCAGCTGCCCCCCGCGGTCCGCGAGGCCGACGGCACCCTGCACGCGTACGGCGCCGTCCCGCCCAAGGGCGCCCCGCTGCGCGTGCCCGCGTACCGCACCGGCGGGGGGCCCGACGGCAACGTCGCCGCCCGCGTCATCGCGGTCCTGCGCACGCCCGTGCCGTTCGTCGACCGCGTCGAGAACCGCCGGGCCGCGCTCGGCGGGGTCGCCGGGGAGACCGTCGAGCAGGCCAAGGAGCGCGGTCCGCTGGCCCTGCGCACCCGCGACCGCGCGGTCACCGCGGAGGACTACGAGCAGCTCGCCCGCCGCGCCGCCCCCGGCATCGCCCGCGTGCGCTGCATCCCCGCGACAGCCGGGCCCGACGCGCACGGGCTGCGCGTCCTCGTGGTGCCGTCCGCCGTGCCCGACGAGGCCGGGGTCCTGCGGTTCGAGGACCTCGTGCCGTCCGACGAGGGGCTCGCGGTCGTCGCCCAGCACCTCGACGAGCGGCGGCCGGTCGGCGCGCGCGTGCTCGTCGAGCCCCCGTACTACCAGGGCGTCACGGTCGTGGCCCGGCTCACCGCCCGGCCGCGTGTCGCGACCGACGGCCTGCGCGCCGCTGCGCTCACGGCGCTGCACCGCTACCTCGACCCGCTGACCGGCGGGCCCGACGGCGTCGGCTGGCCGTTCGGGCGGCCCGTCCAGGCCGGCGAGGTCTACGCGGTGCTCCAGCGCCTGCCCGGCACCGAGATCGTCGACGACGTCCAGCTCTTCGCCGCCGACCCGCTCACCGGCGAGCGCGGCGCGCCCGTGCAGCGCCTCGAGCTCGACCCGCACGCGCTCGTGTTCTCGTTCGAGCACCGCGTGCGCGTCGCGGCGGGGGTGTGACGTGCGCGGCACGGTGCCGGGGCTGACCAACCCGGTCGCGCTGGTCGACCGGCTCCCGGCGGTCTACCAGGACGAGGAGTTCGTGCGGCGCTTCGTCGGCGCGTTCGACGAGGTGCTCGCCCCGGTGCTGCTCACGATCGACCGCCTCGAGTGCTACGTCGACCCGCGCCTCGCGCCGCCCGACTTCCTGTCGTGGGTCGGCGAGTGGGTCGGCATCGAGCTCGACGACGCGTGGGGCCTCGCGCAGAGCCGCGAGATCGTCGCGGGCGCGGCCTCGCTGCACCGGCGCCGCGGCACGCGCCCCGGGATCGAGGACGCCGTGCGGCTCGCGCTGGGTCTCGGCCTGTCGGACGGCGCGGGTGCGCGCGGCGACGTCGAGGTCGTCGACTCGGGCGGCACGCGGTGGTCCGCGAGCCCCGGGAC
The Cellulomonas sp. NS3 DNA segment above includes these coding regions:
- a CDS encoding phage tail protein, yielding MRGTVPGLTNPVALVDRLPAVYQDEEFVRRFVGAFDEVLAPVLLTIDRLECYVDPRLAPPDFLSWVGEWVGIELDDAWGLAQSREIVAGAASLHRRRGTRPGIEDAVRLALGLGLSDGAGARGDVEVVDSGGTRWSASPGTALPGTPELALTVRVRVPDPAAVDIRRLDRVVSAVKPAHVPHTVVVEACTEEEPC
- a CDS encoding putative baseplate assembly protein, which gives rise to MRVLPAPDLDDRRFQDLVDDAKRLVQQRCPEWTDHNVSDPGVTLIEAFAFMVDQLVYRLNRVPDRLYVTFLDLLGVQLHPPTAATVDVTFWLSAPQPEPVVVQAGTAVSTRRTEDDEAVVFSTRTRLTVPPRRLVHVLTQASGAEPVRHDDDLASHVDFAAFAPTPQVDDVVLLGLDDAAPGCAVVVRLDCDVRGVGVDPRHPPLVWEAWDGAAWRRCEVDSDATGGLNRRGDVVLHVPASHTASVVRQLRAGWLRCRVVPPVEGYPAYGASPTIGAASAFTIGGTVPAVHASTVLDEVLGLSEGVPGQVFTLEHHPVVPDGRRFVVEVADGSGWAEWTEVDSFAGSGPEDRVVRVDRATGEVQLPPAVREADGTLHAYGAVPPKGAPLRVPAYRTGGGPDGNVAARVIAVLRTPVPFVDRVENRRAALGGVAGETVEQAKERGPLALRTRDRAVTAEDYEQLARRAAPGIARVRCIPATAGPDAHGLRVLVVPSAVPDEAGVLRFEDLVPSDEGLAVVAQHLDERRPVGARVLVEPPYYQGVTVVARLTARPRVATDGLRAAALTALHRYLDPLTGGPDGVGWPFGRPVQAGEVYAVLQRLPGTEIVDDVQLFAADPLTGERGAPVQRLELDPHALVFSFEHRVRVAAGV